Proteins encoded in a region of the Mucilaginibacter sabulilitoris genome:
- the odhB gene encoding 2-oxoglutarate dehydrogenase complex dihydrolipoyllysine-residue succinyltransferase, protein MSLAIKVPPVGESITEVTLSGWKKKDGDHVEMDEVIAELESDKATFELTAEKAGTLQILAKEGDTLAIGAVVANIEEGAGAAAPAKESAPAAQPQPDVVANAPAPAPVAASAPAPAAGDGSIEIKVPPVGESITEVTLSSWIKKDGDTVEMDEAIAELESDKATFELTAEKAGVLKTLAKEGDVLPIGAVVCTIEGAGAAVQATPVTPAVVSATDESPRGGAATTTDGAVTYASGTPSPAAAKILAEKGVDPKSVNGTGVDGRITKGDALGAQAPAAKPAATAQAATATPVAAPAIVGERSEKREKMTSLRKTVAKRLVSVKNETAMLTTFNEVDMQPIMELRGKYKDKFKEKHGVGLGFMSFFTKAVTEALKDWPAVGARIEGEEVVYSNFADISIAVSAPKGLVVPVIRNADSMSLAEIEKEIVVLAGKARENKLTIPEMTGGTFTITNGGVFGSMMSTPIINSPQSAILGMHNIIERPVAINGQVVIRPMMYLALSYDHRIIDGRESVSFLVRVKQLLEDPARLLLGV, encoded by the coding sequence ATGAGTTTAGCGATCAAAGTTCCGCCGGTAGGCGAATCGATAACAGAAGTAACCCTATCAGGCTGGAAAAAGAAGGATGGCGATCACGTGGAAATGGATGAGGTTATTGCCGAATTAGAATCGGACAAAGCTACTTTTGAGCTTACCGCAGAAAAGGCCGGTACTTTACAAATTCTTGCCAAAGAAGGTGATACTTTAGCTATTGGCGCTGTTGTTGCCAATATTGAAGAAGGCGCAGGAGCAGCGGCCCCTGCGAAAGAAAGCGCCCCGGCCGCTCAGCCACAGCCTGACGTTGTTGCCAATGCTCCGGCTCCGGCGCCTGTTGCTGCCTCGGCCCCCGCACCTGCTGCAGGTGACGGATCAATAGAAATTAAAGTACCGCCGGTAGGCGAATCAATAACAGAAGTTACTTTATCAAGCTGGATTAAAAAGGATGGCGATACCGTTGAAATGGATGAAGCCATTGCCGAACTGGAATCAGACAAAGCAACTTTTGAACTTACTGCCGAAAAAGCCGGTGTTTTGAAAACTTTAGCTAAAGAAGGCGATGTGTTGCCAATTGGCGCGGTTGTTTGTACCATTGAAGGTGCCGGCGCTGCTGTACAAGCTACTCCGGTAACGCCAGCTGTTGTCAGCGCTACAGATGAATCGCCACGTGGCGGGGCTGCAACTACTACAGATGGTGCTGTAACATATGCATCAGGTACTCCATCACCGGCTGCCGCAAAAATACTGGCAGAAAAAGGTGTTGATCCAAAATCAGTAAATGGTACCGGTGTTGACGGTCGCATTACTAAAGGCGATGCACTCGGCGCGCAAGCACCGGCAGCTAAGCCTGCAGCTACTGCACAAGCGGCTACAGCAACTCCTGTTGCTGCACCTGCTATCGTCGGTGAAAGAAGCGAGAAACGTGAGAAAATGACTTCGCTGCGTAAAACAGTTGCCAAACGTTTGGTATCTGTTAAAAATGAAACGGCCATGCTAACTACCTTTAACGAGGTTGACATGCAACCCATCATGGAACTGCGCGGCAAGTACAAAGATAAATTTAAAGAAAAACATGGCGTAGGTTTAGGCTTCATGTCGTTCTTTACCAAAGCAGTTACCGAAGCGTTGAAAGACTGGCCAGCCGTTGGCGCCCGTATTGAAGGCGAAGAAGTGGTATACAGTAACTTTGCTGATATTTCAATCGCTGTATCAGCACCTAAAGGTTTAGTAGTGCCGGTAATCCGCAATGCGGATAGCATGAGCCTTGCCGAAATTGAAAAGGAAATTGTTGTTTTAGCAGGTAAAGCCCGCGAAAACAAATTAACCATTCCTGAAATGACCGGCGGTACCTTCACTATCACCAATGGTGGTGTGTTTGGTTCTATGATGTCAACCCCAATCATCAATTCGCCGCAATCGGCCATATTGGGTATGCACAATATTATTGAACGCCCTGTTGCCATAAACGGACAAGTAGTAATTCGCCCAATGATGTACCTGGCATTATCTTATGACCACCGTATCATTGATGGCCGCGAATCGGTAAGCTTCCTGGTACGTGTAAAACAATTACTGGAAGATCCCGCAAGATTATTGTTAGGAGTTTAA
- the msrA gene encoding peptide-methionine (S)-S-oxide reductase MsrA, producing the protein MNIQKITFGNGCFWCTEAVFQSLKGVTSVTSGFMGGKITNPTYEQVCTGITGHAEVIHLEYDADVISFDELLLVFFKTHNPTTLNRQGNDVGTQYRSAIFYYNDEQKRASEAMIKKLTDEKIYHDPIVTQVTPACEFYAAEAYHQNYFIDNPNKSYCAFVIQPKLNKFAKEFKDKIKPELL; encoded by the coding sequence ATGAACATCCAAAAAATAACATTTGGCAACGGTTGCTTTTGGTGCACCGAAGCTGTATTTCAGTCACTTAAAGGTGTAACATCAGTTACATCGGGTTTTATGGGTGGCAAAATTACCAATCCTACTTATGAGCAGGTTTGTACGGGTATTACAGGTCATGCCGAAGTAATACATCTGGAGTATGATGCTGATGTAATTTCTTTTGATGAGTTGCTACTGGTTTTCTTTAAAACACATAACCCTACTACCTTAAACCGTCAGGGTAACGACGTTGGAACACAATACCGCTCCGCTATATTTTATTATAACGATGAACAAAAACGGGCGTCAGAAGCCATGATCAAAAAGCTCACCGATGAAAAAATTTATCACGATCCTATAGTTACCCAAGTTACTCCGGCTTGCGAGTTTTACGCTGCAGAAGCATATCACCAAAACTATTTTATTGATAATCCTAATAAGTCGTACTGCGCATTTGTTATCCAGCCAAAACTGAATAAATTTGCCAAGGAGTTTAAAGACAAAATTAAACCCGAACTGCTGTAA
- a CDS encoding DASH family cryptochrome: MSEKTILVWFRNDLRIHDNEILLEAVRKADRVLPVYCFDPYYFQRTGSGTPKTGSFRARFLLEAVADLRKNLQGYGAELIIRTGHPAEILLQLAEEYQVNEVYHHREVAYEETGISEEVEAALWKLKLNLKHFIGHTMYHKEDLPFPIKDIPDSFAVFKKKVERDSNVRPCVPTPESIITPEITDAGELPTLKQLGLDEPVDDERATNHFQGGETAALVQLHKYFSQSEQVVKPKNQRNGNSGNSSKLSPWLAVGCISPRQVYWEIVKHHQDNSAQSAGMLKLELLWRDYFRFMFKKHGQKFIKAKTAEEETQALATNELEFNKWANGETGVPFIDACMHELNATGYICSQCRQIVATYLVHDLHADWTRGAAYFEEKLIDYSPASNWGNWAFIAGVNDAKESKYTIAAMQPKDMASDFVTTWQHSPHDEAGDLMHA; this comes from the coding sequence ATGAGCGAAAAGACAATATTGGTTTGGTTTAGAAATGACTTGCGGATACACGATAACGAAATTTTGTTAGAGGCTGTTCGTAAAGCTGATAGAGTATTACCAGTATATTGTTTTGATCCTTATTATTTTCAACGTACCGGGTCGGGCACTCCGAAAACCGGGAGTTTCAGGGCCCGTTTCCTGTTAGAGGCAGTAGCAGATTTGCGTAAGAATCTGCAAGGCTATGGTGCCGAACTAATCATCAGGACCGGGCACCCTGCCGAGATATTGCTACAGCTTGCCGAAGAGTACCAGGTGAATGAGGTATATCATCACCGGGAAGTGGCTTACGAAGAAACGGGCATATCTGAAGAGGTGGAGGCGGCCTTGTGGAAATTGAAGCTTAACCTGAAACACTTTATCGGTCATACAATGTATCATAAAGAAGATCTTCCCTTTCCGATCAAGGATATTCCTGATAGCTTCGCGGTATTTAAAAAGAAAGTAGAGCGCGACAGTAATGTTCGCCCCTGTGTACCTACTCCCGAAAGTATTATAACCCCTGAAATTACTGATGCCGGCGAATTACCTACCCTGAAGCAATTGGGTTTAGATGAACCGGTTGATGACGAGCGTGCCACTAATCATTTTCAAGGTGGCGAAACCGCTGCCTTAGTGCAGCTGCATAAATATTTTTCGCAAAGCGAGCAGGTTGTTAAACCTAAAAACCAGCGTAACGGCAACTCTGGTAATTCTTCAAAGTTATCGCCATGGCTGGCAGTGGGTTGTATATCGCCACGTCAGGTTTATTGGGAAATAGTTAAACATCATCAGGATAACTCCGCGCAAAGTGCCGGTATGCTAAAACTGGAATTGCTTTGGCGTGATTATTTCAGGTTCATGTTTAAAAAACACGGACAAAAGTTTATCAAGGCTAAAACCGCCGAGGAAGAAACGCAGGCATTGGCCACCAATGAACTCGAATTTAATAAGTGGGCCAATGGCGAAACAGGTGTTCCGTTTATTGATGCCTGTATGCATGAACTTAACGCTACGGGCTACATATGCAGCCAGTGCAGACAAATAGTAGCCACTTACCTGGTACATGACCTTCATGCCGACTGGACCCGTGGGGCTGCTTATTTTGAAGAAAAGCTGATAGATTATTCACCGGCCAGCAACTGGGGCAACTGGGCATTTATTGCCGGCGTTAACGATGCTAAAGAAAGTAAATATACTATTGCAGCCATGCAACCTAAAGATATGGCAAGCGATTTTGTGACCACCTGGCAGCACTCTCCGCATGATGAAGCCGGCGATCTGATGCATGCATAG
- the galB gene encoding beta-galactosidase GalB, protein MPLIKLALPKTGKLLYLIFIATFFSLQGFAQQARQKLDFDKGWRFNLGDAGNAQNPALNEAGWRTLNLPHDWSVEGKFSKDNPATAEGGALPGGIGWYRKTFTIPADSKNKLVYIDFDGVYQKSDVWINGHHLGFRPNGYISFRYELTPYLNFGGKNVIAVKVDNSVQPNSRWYSGSGIYRNVWLVTTNKIAIDHWGTYVTTSDIDETSAKVNLKISVKNKAGSNEPLVLKASIYDAAGKVVSAVSTSATNTNLQDTLFETSFKFTLKSPQLWSVERPYLYKVVTQIINGRNVIDEYTTPLGIRYFNFDADKGFSLNGKSMKILGVCNHHDLGSLGAAINTRALERQLQILKAMGCNGIRTSHNPPAPELLDLCDKMGFIVMDEAFDCWDWKKAKYDYHLFFKEWHKRDLEDQILRDRNHPSVMIWSIGNEIPQQGDTSTLRIAPELAAIVHNLDNTRPITTANNRPDSTNKIIKSGAIDLVGYNYHEFDYAKFHDRYPGKKFIATETTSGLETRGYYDMPSDSIRIWPERWDKPFTRPGNNVSAYDNVRPPWGSTHEATWKVMKKYDFLSGMFVWTGFDYLGEPTPYSWPSRSSYFGIVDLAGFPKDVYYMYQSEWTDKPVLHIFPHWNWQAGKTVDVWAYYNNADEVELFLNDKSLGTKKKTGDDLHIMWRVKFEPGTLKAISRKDGKVVLTREIHTAGPAAKIVLVADRNLINADGKDLSFITVKIMDKDGNILPDANNLVNFKINGEAFIASVDNGDPVSHDSFKVNYRKAFHGLALAIVQAKDKAGNIKFTATSKGLQSASMVIKSK, encoded by the coding sequence ATGCCCCTTATCAAACTCGCTTTACCAAAAACCGGTAAATTATTGTACCTGATTTTTATAGCTACGTTTTTTAGTTTACAGGGTTTTGCACAGCAAGCCCGGCAAAAACTCGATTTTGATAAAGGCTGGCGTTTTAATTTAGGCGACGCCGGTAATGCTCAAAATCCTGCCCTGAATGAAGCAGGCTGGCGCACACTTAACTTACCGCACGACTGGAGCGTTGAGGGTAAATTCAGTAAAGACAACCCGGCCACGGCCGAAGGCGGCGCCCTGCCGGGCGGTATTGGCTGGTACCGCAAAACATTTACCATTCCAGCCGATTCAAAAAACAAACTGGTTTATATTGATTTTGACGGTGTTTACCAAAAAAGTGATGTGTGGATAAACGGGCACCACCTGGGTTTCAGGCCAAACGGTTATATATCTTTCCGATACGAGCTTACACCTTACTTAAACTTTGGCGGTAAAAATGTAATTGCGGTTAAGGTTGATAACTCCGTACAGCCAAACTCCCGCTGGTACTCCGGCTCGGGCATCTACAGGAATGTGTGGCTGGTTACTACCAATAAAATCGCCATCGATCATTGGGGTACTTATGTGACTACCAGCGATATAGACGAAACATCGGCAAAAGTTAATCTAAAAATCAGCGTAAAAAACAAAGCAGGTTCAAATGAGCCGCTTGTTTTAAAAGCATCAATTTATGATGCTGCCGGTAAAGTTGTGTCGGCCGTAAGTACAAGCGCCACAAACACCAATTTACAGGATACATTATTTGAAACATCTTTCAAGTTTACCCTTAAATCGCCCCAGTTATGGTCGGTAGAAAGACCCTATTTATATAAAGTGGTTACGCAGATTATCAACGGCAGAAATGTGATTGACGAATATACCACTCCCCTGGGCATCCGCTATTTTAATTTCGACGCTGATAAAGGGTTCTCCTTAAATGGTAAATCCATGAAAATCCTGGGCGTATGTAATCATCACGATCTGGGCTCATTGGGTGCCGCAATCAATACCCGTGCTTTAGAACGCCAGTTGCAGATATTAAAAGCGATGGGCTGTAACGGCATCCGCACCTCGCATAATCCTCCCGCGCCAGAACTGCTTGATCTTTGTGACAAAATGGGCTTTATTGTAATGGATGAAGCGTTTGACTGCTGGGACTGGAAAAAGGCTAAATATGATTATCACCTGTTTTTTAAAGAATGGCACAAACGCGACCTGGAAGATCAGATCCTGCGCGACCGCAACCACCCCAGCGTGATGATATGGAGCATTGGTAATGAGATACCGCAACAAGGCGATACCAGTACATTAAGGATTGCTCCTGAACTCGCCGCCATTGTTCACAACCTTGATAATACAAGACCAATAACTACGGCCAATAATCGCCCCGATAGTACTAATAAGATCATCAAATCGGGTGCTATTGACCTCGTTGGTTATAATTATCACGAATTTGACTATGCCAAATTTCACGACCGCTATCCCGGCAAAAAATTCATCGCTACTGAAACCACCTCGGGTCTGGAAACACGCGGTTACTATGATATGCCATCGGACAGTATCAGGATATGGCCCGAAAGATGGGATAAGCCATTTACCCGGCCGGGCAACAATGTTTCGGCGTATGATAATGTGCGCCCGCCATGGGGATCAACCCACGAGGCCACCTGGAAAGTGATGAAAAAATACGATTTCCTGTCGGGCATGTTTGTCTGGACCGGTTTTGATTATTTAGGTGAACCAACCCCTTACAGCTGGCCATCGCGCAGTTCATATTTTGGCATTGTTGATTTGGCGGGCTTTCCTAAGGACGTATACTATATGTATCAAAGCGAATGGACCGATAAACCGGTGCTCCATATTTTTCCGCACTGGAACTGGCAAGCCGGAAAAACAGTTGATGTTTGGGCCTATTATAATAATGCCGATGAAGTGGAGCTTTTCCTGAATGACAAATCATTAGGCACCAAAAAGAAAACCGGCGATGATTTGCATATCATGTGGCGAGTAAAATTTGAACCAGGTACACTAAAAGCAATATCGCGTAAGGATGGCAAGGTTGTTTTAACACGCGAAATACACACCGCCGGACCTGCTGCCAAAATTGTGCTTGTTGCCGATCGTAACCTGATCAACGCAGATGGTAAGGACCTGTCATTCATTACCGTAAAAATCATGGATAAAGATGGCAACATATTACCCGATGCCAACAACCTGGTCAATTTTAAAATTAACGGTGAAGCATTTATAGCCAGCGTTGATAACGGCGATCCGGTTAGTCATGATTCTTTTAAGGTAAATTACCGCAAAGCTTTCCATGGTTTGGCTCTTGCCATTGTACAGGCAAAAGACAAGGCCGGTAACATCAAGTTTACAGCTACGTCAAAAGGGTTGCAAAGCGCATCGATGGTTATAAAAAGTAAATAA
- a CDS encoding 2-oxoglutarate dehydrogenase E1 component has protein sequence MDRLNYINSGNADYINTLYDSYKENPESVDFGWQKFFEGFDFGRDNQAVAGSVAPNAGDKTPDHFLKEINVLNMIDGYRSRGHLFAKTNPVRERRHYYPGKELETFGLSEADMDTVFNAGVEVGLGAATLRDIRQLLEDTYCRAIGAEYKYIRNPIKIKWFEERMESQRNTASFTIDEKKLMLNKLNEAVTFENFLGTKFLGQKRFSLEGAEALIPSLDSVIKKGADLGIEEFIIGMAHRGRLNVLTNIMEKTYKEVFSEFEGKNFDSESPFGGDVKYHLGFSTDVETSNGKKVHLSLCPNPSHLEAVDPVVEGITRSKIDFKYNGDHSKIAPILIHGDASVAGQGIVYEVLQMEKLDGYRTGGTIHLVINNQIGFTTNYKDARSSTYCTDVAKTVLSPVFHVNGDDVEALAYVANLAMEYRQVFNEDVFIDILCYRRYGHNEADEPKFTQPLLYKAIEAHPNPLKIYNQKLVDEGSIDAGLLKSIEKTFRDELQQKLDESKSEDRFTETIAMFEGAWSGLHLASHKELVSVVDTSVPKEEIVEIGNKLTTLPPNMEFFKKIEKLFEDRKIMVNETQVFDWAMAELLAYGTLLKDGYPVRLSGEDVKRGTFSHRHAVLTLAESEDEYTPLATIDTEAKLSIYNSLLSEYGVLGFEYGYALANPNALTIWEAQFGDFFNGAQIIVDQYIASAETKWQRGNGLVMLLPHGYEGQGPEHSSARVERFLELCADDNIQVANCTTPANFFHILRRQMHRDFRKPLIIFTPKSLLRSPKCVSGIEEFTNGKFHELIDDTYADVKKVKRVLLCTGKVYYDLLEKQQADKRKDVAIVRVEQLYPTPVTQILKIKAKYDKATEFIWVQEEPENMGAWPYICRKFHNDKIVRLNVISRIEGSSTATGFAKQHAAQQAYIVSKAFEAPAGKTVKEVIKKTTKKMADAGAD, from the coding sequence ATGGATCGTCTCAATTATATAAATAGCGGCAACGCGGACTACATTAATACCTTATACGACAGTTACAAAGAAAATCCCGAATCAGTGGATTTTGGCTGGCAGAAATTTTTTGAAGGCTTTGATTTTGGCAGGGATAACCAGGCGGTAGCCGGTAGCGTCGCGCCAAATGCGGGCGACAAAACGCCCGACCACTTTTTAAAAGAAATCAACGTGCTCAACATGATTGATGGGTACCGGTCACGTGGTCACCTGTTTGCCAAAACAAACCCGGTACGTGAGCGCCGTCATTATTATCCCGGTAAAGAGCTGGAAACATTTGGCTTAAGCGAAGCCGATATGGATACCGTATTTAACGCAGGTGTTGAAGTTGGTTTAGGGGCCGCCACCTTACGCGATATACGTCAGCTGCTGGAAGATACCTATTGCCGTGCCATTGGCGCCGAGTATAAATACATCCGCAACCCTATCAAGATCAAGTGGTTTGAGGAGCGTATGGAAAGCCAGCGCAACACAGCGTCGTTCACCATTGACGAAAAAAAGCTGATGCTGAACAAGCTCAACGAGGCAGTAACCTTTGAAAACTTTTTAGGTACCAAGTTCCTGGGCCAGAAACGTTTCTCATTGGAAGGTGCCGAGGCGTTGATCCCATCTCTTGACTCGGTAATTAAAAAAGGCGCCGATTTGGGTATTGAGGAATTTATTATAGGCATGGCCCATCGCGGCCGGTTAAACGTGCTTACCAACATTATGGAGAAAACCTACAAAGAGGTGTTCTCTGAGTTTGAGGGTAAAAACTTTGATTCCGAATCACCATTTGGCGGCGACGTTAAATATCATCTGGGCTTTTCAACCGATGTGGAAACATCAAACGGAAAAAAAGTTCACCTGAGCCTTTGTCCTAATCCATCGCACCTGGAAGCTGTTGACCCGGTAGTAGAAGGGATCACCCGCTCAAAGATCGATTTTAAATACAACGGCGATCATTCTAAGATAGCGCCGATATTAATTCATGGTGATGCTTCTGTTGCAGGCCAGGGAATTGTTTACGAAGTTTTACAAATGGAAAAACTGGATGGCTACCGTACAGGTGGTACCATTCACCTGGTTATTAATAACCAGATAGGTTTTACCACCAATTATAAAGACGCCCGTTCAAGTACCTATTGTACCGATGTAGCTAAAACTGTGCTTTCGCCTGTGTTTCACGTAAATGGCGATGATGTGGAAGCTTTAGCCTATGTAGCTAACCTGGCAATGGAATACCGCCAGGTGTTTAACGAGGACGTGTTTATTGATATTTTATGTTACCGCCGTTATGGTCATAACGAAGCCGATGAACCAAAATTCACCCAGCCGTTATTATATAAAGCTATTGAAGCGCACCCAAATCCGCTAAAAATTTATAACCAGAAACTGGTAGATGAAGGCAGCATTGACGCGGGCTTACTTAAATCAATAGAAAAAACCTTCCGCGATGAGTTGCAGCAAAAGCTTGATGAATCTAAATCTGAAGACAGGTTTACTGAAACTATAGCCATGTTTGAGGGTGCCTGGAGTGGATTGCACTTGGCAAGTCATAAAGAATTGGTTTCGGTGGTTGATACCTCGGTACCAAAAGAAGAGATTGTCGAAATTGGCAACAAACTAACCACTTTGCCGCCGAACATGGAGTTTTTCAAAAAAATTGAAAAACTTTTTGAAGATCGTAAGATCATGGTTAACGAAACCCAGGTTTTTGACTGGGCCATGGCCGAATTGCTTGCCTATGGTACATTGTTAAAAGATGGTTACCCGGTAAGGTTAAGCGGTGAAGACGTTAAACGTGGTACTTTCTCCCATCGTCACGCGGTATTAACCCTTGCCGAATCTGAAGATGAATATACACCGCTGGCTACTATTGATACCGAGGCTAAATTGAGTATATACAACTCTTTATTATCTGAATATGGGGTTTTAGGTTTTGAATACGGTTATGCGCTTGCTAATCCTAACGCTTTAACTATATGGGAAGCCCAGTTTGGCGATTTCTTTAACGGAGCCCAAATCATTGTTGACCAGTATATTGCCAGTGCCGAAACTAAATGGCAGCGTGGTAACGGATTGGTGATGCTATTGCCGCATGGTTACGAAGGGCAAGGTCCGGAGCATTCATCGGCCCGTGTGGAGCGTTTTCTGGAACTTTGTGCTGATGACAATATCCAGGTAGCCAATTGTACCACCCCGGCCAACTTTTTCCATATTTTACGCAGGCAAATGCACCGCGATTTCCGTAAGCCGCTGATTATTTTTACACCCAAAAGTTTGCTGCGCAGTCCTAAATGTGTATCTGGGATTGAAGAGTTTACCAATGGTAAATTCCACGAGCTGATTGACGATACCTATGCCGATGTTAAAAAAGTAAAACGCGTACTGCTTTGTACCGGTAAAGTATATTATGACCTGCTGGAAAAACAGCAAGCCGATAAACGCAAAGATGTGGCCATTGTTCGTGTTGAACAATTATACCCTACACCTGTTACACAAATACTGAAGATTAAAGCTAAATACGATAAAGCTACTGAGTTTATCTGGGTACAGGAAGAACCTGAGAATATGGGCGCATGGCCTTATATATGCCGCAAGTTCCACAATGATAAAATTGTGCGCCTGAACGTGATCTCCAGGATTGAGGGCAGCAGTACAGCTACAGGCTTTGCCAAACAGCATGCCGCTCAACAAGCTTACATTGTTTCAAAAGCATTTGAAGCACCTGCAGGTAAAACTGTAAAAGAAGTAATAAAAAAGACAACAAAAAAAATGGCTGATGCCGGAGCAGATTAA
- a CDS encoding HD domain-containing protein, translated as MNFEHLQKQVAFIHEIDKVKYIQRKTRLFNSDRNENDAEHSWHLAMMAIILAQHANEPIDTLKVVKMLLIHDVVEIDAGDVFLYDTAISHTNTEAERKAAERIFGLLPPEQAEELIAVWEEFEAGETAEAKFARAMDRLEPLLQNVSNNGGTWQEHNVKYDQVVQKKSVIEHGSKTLWDFAKTLIDDSVEKGILKK; from the coding sequence ATGAATTTTGAGCATCTGCAAAAACAAGTGGCCTTCATCCACGAAATAGACAAGGTAAAATACATCCAGCGTAAAACCCGCCTTTTTAATAGCGACCGAAATGAAAACGATGCCGAGCACAGCTGGCATTTAGCCATGATGGCCATTATTTTGGCCCAGCATGCCAACGAACCCATTGATACGCTGAAAGTTGTTAAAATGCTGCTGATACATGATGTGGTTGAAATAGATGCAGGAGATGTTTTTTTATACGATACGGCCATAAGCCACACCAATACAGAGGCGGAGCGCAAAGCGGCTGAAAGGATCTTCGGGCTGTTACCACCAGAGCAAGCCGAAGAGTTAATTGCCGTGTGGGAGGAGTTTGAGGCCGGCGAAACAGCCGAGGCTAAATTTGCCCGTGCTATGGACAGACTGGAACCCCTGCTGCAAAATGTATCAAACAACGGCGGCACCTGGCAGGAGCATAACGTGAAATATGATCAGGTGGTACAAAAGAAAAGCGTTATTGAGCATGGCTCAAAAACCTTATGGGATTTTGCCAAAACATTGATTGACGACAGCGTAGAAAAGGGGATACTAAAAAAGTAG
- a CDS encoding 5'-nucleotidase, lipoprotein e(P4) family: MKINYNYLLPALLILGACSSAKKISTTTTTTTTASAAGSNTDISNDGKVWASLWQQRAAEYKALCFQAYNIARQRVDQGVKQVSNKPLAIITDIDETVLDNSPYDAKRALQNLDYDDKSWKQWTDKGIADTVPGAPAFLKYAASKGVTIFYITNRNENERAATLYNLQRYGLPNTNDEHLLLKQSSSSKEERRLEVLKTHNVLLLCGDNLPDFDMLYDNHPSEESRTAATQKLQKDFGNKYIVIPNPSYGDFEGALSQFNYKLSAAQKDSIIRAKIKTDK, from the coding sequence ATGAAAATAAACTATAATTATCTCTTACCGGCCCTTTTAATTCTTGGCGCCTGCTCATCAGCAAAAAAAATATCAACAACAACAACTACCACCACCACAGCATCGGCTGCAGGTTCTAACACCGATATCAGCAATGATGGTAAGGTTTGGGCTTCGTTATGGCAGCAAAGGGCTGCCGAATACAAGGCTTTATGTTTTCAGGCCTATAATATAGCAAGGCAGCGCGTTGACCAAGGTGTAAAACAGGTAAGCAACAAACCACTCGCCATTATTACCGACATTGATGAAACGGTGCTTGATAATAGTCCGTACGACGCTAAACGCGCCCTGCAAAATTTAGATTATGACGATAAAAGCTGGAAGCAGTGGACAGATAAAGGTATTGCCGATACTGTACCCGGTGCTCCCGCGTTTTTAAAATACGCCGCATCAAAAGGGGTTACCATTTTTTATATTACCAACCGTAACGAGAACGAACGCGCTGCAACATTGTATAATTTGCAGCGGTATGGTTTACCTAATACTAACGATGAGCACCTGCTGCTAAAACAAAGCAGTTCAAGTAAGGAAGAGCGCAGGCTGGAAGTGCTAAAAACACATAACGTGCTGTTACTCTGCGGTGACAACCTGCCCGATTTTGATATGTTATATGATAATCATCCATCTGAGGAAAGCCGCACAGCAGCAACACAAAAACTGCAAAAAGACTTTGGAAATAAATATATTGTAATACCTAATCCGTCGTACGGTGATTTTGAAGGCGCATTGTCTCAGTTTAATTACAAGCTTAGTGCGGCGCAGAAAGACTCGATTATCCGGGCCAAAATAAAAACCGATAAATAA
- a CDS encoding DoxX family membrane protein has translation MKIAVLIARILLGLIFIVFSLNFFFNFIPMPKPVMSEKAQAFSGGLYGSGYFFQYLKIIELISGLAILFNRYTAFFLLVLFPVSVNIFLFHSILAPAGVPIAATIIILHLFLCFAYRKYYSSLFTAVPTL, from the coding sequence ATGAAAATTGCTGTATTAATTGCCCGCATTTTGCTGGGCCTTATCTTTATCGTATTCAGCCTGAATTTCTTCTTTAATTTTATACCCATGCCCAAACCTGTCATGTCAGAAAAAGCACAGGCTTTTAGCGGCGGGCTATATGGTTCAGGTTATTTTTTTCAGTATTTGAAAATTATTGAATTGATAAGCGGGCTAGCCATTTTATTTAATCGGTATACTGCATTTTTCCTGCTCGTATTGTTCCCCGTTTCGGTCAATATTTTCCTGTTTCATTCTATTCTGGCCCCTGCGGGAGTACCTATAGCAGCTACTATTATTATATTACACCTGTTTTTGTGTTTTGCTTACCGTAAATATTATTCAAGCTTATTTACGGCAGTTCCTACTTTATAA